Proteins from one Mytilus galloprovincialis chromosome 11, xbMytGall1.hap1.1, whole genome shotgun sequence genomic window:
- the LOC143052712 gene encoding hydroxysteroid 11-beta-dehydrogenase 1-like protein isoform X3: MSYFTMWKKILAAVLGILVGYWLIDDFDPDLLKGKRVLITGASAGIGEQMAYHYAKMGANVIVTARREQKLQEVVARCKELGRPDGIYHYISADMSNLTSTELVIREAHAKLGGIDYLVLNHIIVIPLGMWRGTVDNLTRMDKIVDVNYKSYVHLTSHALPLLEESQGSIVVVSSLAGKVAQPFSGVYSSTKFALDGFFGSIRQEFALRNCDVSITLCVIGLVGTESAISELRNFGQHFLLKYIKAAEPPDAAYAIIRGGALRAREIYFPYMETRVLTLLRDLLPRTVDYINRWVYTTS, encoded by the exons ATGTCATA TTTTACCATGTGGAAGAAAATATTAGCTGCTGTGTTAGGTATTCTGGTGGGATATTGGTTAATAGATGATTTTGATCCAG ATCTGTTGAAAGGAAAGAGAGTTCTTATAACTGGAGCATCAGCAGGTATAGGAgaacagatggcttatcattatgcAAAGATGGGAGCCAATGTAATTGTAACAGCGAGGAGAGAACAAAAATTACAAGAG GTTGTTGCACGATGTAAAGAGCTGGGCCGACCAGATGGAATTTACCATTATATATCAGCTGATATGAGTAACCTAACTTCTACAGAACTAGTCATTAGG GAAGCCCATGCCAAATTGGGAGGAATTGATTACTTAGTATTAAATCATATCATTGTGATTCCGTTAGGCATGTGGAGAGGAACAGTGGATAATCTAACGCGGATGGATAAAATTGTGGATGTAAATTATAAATCTTATGTACATCTCACATCTCATGCATTACCTTTATTGGAAGAATCTCAGGGTAGCATTGTAGTTGTGTCTTCATTAGCAG GTAAAGTTGCTCAGCCATTTTCTGGGGTTTATTCCTCTACAAAGTTTGCGTTAGATGGATTTTTTGGAAGTATTCGACAAGAATTTGCTTTAAGAAACTGCGATGTGTCAATTACATTATGTGTTATTGGCTTAGTAG GTACAGAAAGTGCTATATCAGAATTGAGAAATTTTGGACaacattttttacttaaataCATAAAAGCAGCTGAACCTCCAGATGCTGCCTATGCAATAATAAGAGGCGGAGCTTTACGAGCGAGAGAGATATATTTTCCTTACATGGAAACTAGAGTATTGACATTGTTACGAGATTTATTGCCAAGAACGGTGGACTACATAAACAGATGGGTCTACACGACAAGTTGA
- the LOC143052712 gene encoding hydroxysteroid 11-beta-dehydrogenase 1-like protein isoform X1, translating to MMFKSMFNSFTMWKKILAAVLGILVGYWLIDDFDPDLLKGKRVLITGASAGIGEQMAYHYAKMGANVIVTARREQKLQEVVARCKELGRPDGIYHYISADMSNLTSTELVIREAHAKLGGIDYLVLNHIIVIPLGMWRGTVDNLTRMDKIVDVNYKSYVHLTSHALPLLEESQGSIVVVSSLAGKVAQPFSGVYSSTKFALDGFFGSIRQEFALRNCDVSITLCVIGLVGTESAISELRNFGQHFLLKYIKAAEPPDAAYAIIRGGALRAREIYFPYMETRVLTLLRDLLPRTVDYINRWVYTTS from the exons TTTTACCATGTGGAAGAAAATATTAGCTGCTGTGTTAGGTATTCTGGTGGGATATTGGTTAATAGATGATTTTGATCCAG ATCTGTTGAAAGGAAAGAGAGTTCTTATAACTGGAGCATCAGCAGGTATAGGAgaacagatggcttatcattatgcAAAGATGGGAGCCAATGTAATTGTAACAGCGAGGAGAGAACAAAAATTACAAGAG GTTGTTGCACGATGTAAAGAGCTGGGCCGACCAGATGGAATTTACCATTATATATCAGCTGATATGAGTAACCTAACTTCTACAGAACTAGTCATTAGG GAAGCCCATGCCAAATTGGGAGGAATTGATTACTTAGTATTAAATCATATCATTGTGATTCCGTTAGGCATGTGGAGAGGAACAGTGGATAATCTAACGCGGATGGATAAAATTGTGGATGTAAATTATAAATCTTATGTACATCTCACATCTCATGCATTACCTTTATTGGAAGAATCTCAGGGTAGCATTGTAGTTGTGTCTTCATTAGCAG GTAAAGTTGCTCAGCCATTTTCTGGGGTTTATTCCTCTACAAAGTTTGCGTTAGATGGATTTTTTGGAAGTATTCGACAAGAATTTGCTTTAAGAAACTGCGATGTGTCAATTACATTATGTGTTATTGGCTTAGTAG GTACAGAAAGTGCTATATCAGAATTGAGAAATTTTGGACaacattttttacttaaataCATAAAAGCAGCTGAACCTCCAGATGCTGCCTATGCAATAATAAGAGGCGGAGCTTTACGAGCGAGAGAGATATATTTTCCTTACATGGAAACTAGAGTATTGACATTGTTACGAGATTTATTGCCAAGAACGGTGGACTACATAAACAGATGGGTCTACACGACAAGTTGA
- the LOC143052712 gene encoding hydroxysteroid 11-beta-dehydrogenase 1-like protein isoform X2: MCTVIIKSFTMWKKILAAVLGILVGYWLIDDFDPDLLKGKRVLITGASAGIGEQMAYHYAKMGANVIVTARREQKLQEVVARCKELGRPDGIYHYISADMSNLTSTELVIREAHAKLGGIDYLVLNHIIVIPLGMWRGTVDNLTRMDKIVDVNYKSYVHLTSHALPLLEESQGSIVVVSSLAGKVAQPFSGVYSSTKFALDGFFGSIRQEFALRNCDVSITLCVIGLVGTESAISELRNFGQHFLLKYIKAAEPPDAAYAIIRGGALRAREIYFPYMETRVLTLLRDLLPRTVDYINRWVYTTS, from the exons TTTTACCATGTGGAAGAAAATATTAGCTGCTGTGTTAGGTATTCTGGTGGGATATTGGTTAATAGATGATTTTGATCCAG ATCTGTTGAAAGGAAAGAGAGTTCTTATAACTGGAGCATCAGCAGGTATAGGAgaacagatggcttatcattatgcAAAGATGGGAGCCAATGTAATTGTAACAGCGAGGAGAGAACAAAAATTACAAGAG GTTGTTGCACGATGTAAAGAGCTGGGCCGACCAGATGGAATTTACCATTATATATCAGCTGATATGAGTAACCTAACTTCTACAGAACTAGTCATTAGG GAAGCCCATGCCAAATTGGGAGGAATTGATTACTTAGTATTAAATCATATCATTGTGATTCCGTTAGGCATGTGGAGAGGAACAGTGGATAATCTAACGCGGATGGATAAAATTGTGGATGTAAATTATAAATCTTATGTACATCTCACATCTCATGCATTACCTTTATTGGAAGAATCTCAGGGTAGCATTGTAGTTGTGTCTTCATTAGCAG GTAAAGTTGCTCAGCCATTTTCTGGGGTTTATTCCTCTACAAAGTTTGCGTTAGATGGATTTTTTGGAAGTATTCGACAAGAATTTGCTTTAAGAAACTGCGATGTGTCAATTACATTATGTGTTATTGGCTTAGTAG GTACAGAAAGTGCTATATCAGAATTGAGAAATTTTGGACaacattttttacttaaataCATAAAAGCAGCTGAACCTCCAGATGCTGCCTATGCAATAATAAGAGGCGGAGCTTTACGAGCGAGAGAGATATATTTTCCTTACATGGAAACTAGAGTATTGACATTGTTACGAGATTTATTGCCAAGAACGGTGGACTACATAAACAGATGGGTCTACACGACAAGTTGA
- the LOC143052712 gene encoding hydroxysteroid 11-beta-dehydrogenase 1-like protein isoform X4 encodes MWKKILAAVLGILVGYWLIDDFDPDLLKGKRVLITGASAGIGEQMAYHYAKMGANVIVTARREQKLQEVVARCKELGRPDGIYHYISADMSNLTSTELVIREAHAKLGGIDYLVLNHIIVIPLGMWRGTVDNLTRMDKIVDVNYKSYVHLTSHALPLLEESQGSIVVVSSLAGKVAQPFSGVYSSTKFALDGFFGSIRQEFALRNCDVSITLCVIGLVGTESAISELRNFGQHFLLKYIKAAEPPDAAYAIIRGGALRAREIYFPYMETRVLTLLRDLLPRTVDYINRWVYTTS; translated from the exons ATGTGGAAGAAAATATTAGCTGCTGTGTTAGGTATTCTGGTGGGATATTGGTTAATAGATGATTTTGATCCAG ATCTGTTGAAAGGAAAGAGAGTTCTTATAACTGGAGCATCAGCAGGTATAGGAgaacagatggcttatcattatgcAAAGATGGGAGCCAATGTAATTGTAACAGCGAGGAGAGAACAAAAATTACAAGAG GTTGTTGCACGATGTAAAGAGCTGGGCCGACCAGATGGAATTTACCATTATATATCAGCTGATATGAGTAACCTAACTTCTACAGAACTAGTCATTAGG GAAGCCCATGCCAAATTGGGAGGAATTGATTACTTAGTATTAAATCATATCATTGTGATTCCGTTAGGCATGTGGAGAGGAACAGTGGATAATCTAACGCGGATGGATAAAATTGTGGATGTAAATTATAAATCTTATGTACATCTCACATCTCATGCATTACCTTTATTGGAAGAATCTCAGGGTAGCATTGTAGTTGTGTCTTCATTAGCAG GTAAAGTTGCTCAGCCATTTTCTGGGGTTTATTCCTCTACAAAGTTTGCGTTAGATGGATTTTTTGGAAGTATTCGACAAGAATTTGCTTTAAGAAACTGCGATGTGTCAATTACATTATGTGTTATTGGCTTAGTAG GTACAGAAAGTGCTATATCAGAATTGAGAAATTTTGGACaacattttttacttaaataCATAAAAGCAGCTGAACCTCCAGATGCTGCCTATGCAATAATAAGAGGCGGAGCTTTACGAGCGAGAGAGATATATTTTCCTTACATGGAAACTAGAGTATTGACATTGTTACGAGATTTATTGCCAAGAACGGTGGACTACATAAACAGATGGGTCTACACGACAAGTTGA
- the LOC143052714 gene encoding uncharacterized protein LOC143052714, which produces MDLTLKFINFTLILNFLHLMFSIKHVESRGTMLEPPQRSSLWRVRPWKKDKTIPKNLEDYGLNCGGFWRLHGINKGQCGVCGDPHDAVSRQNEPGGKYANGLIVRRYRQHRKFINVTLDITSNIGGHFEFRLCPHNNVTKVVTQECLDRNRLTIEGHGLEFIPTDERKYKLALVMPDNITCKQCVLQWKWRGAYNWGRCDDGYQDVGCGNQEEYYNCADIAILPSKRGKPPKIPKPIKNVKIIDGPTEHWNTIINKDIVRNETKTIQPSRDVKTITMSKDVNDIKTIDNILDQSNIVTSKNTDAVTSGIPVYLYKPEVNTILPPIDVTMISTTVPIDTILTDLGKADPTLPPIVVGNLNDFTKGVISEPLLQDIKSNIFDLTSPNGISGVRQDLVQSPGNTIFNRAQWIAGTLSPPPSGLGALNASGGGKATLINTANTNQSMLTVHNKTVINATESPLGIPVTMEDTTLDPVSINRNMNMLRDMFYGAMAASADVDLDTLLPLQFFPFDVFSRNTQSFGDLTDQFLQSVYALNSQKQANASNEIRNNELNMKQTNVNSDTSTVRIENGNVKAKPSSTMVNISETLTDKPNNNNVSVPQSKDITLPKETTTASTPVLNQQVIDPPTTNYRSINVMPSTTASPMINQQLTDPPTTAGQMIDFMPQTTTNAWHEALLRMNTLLNNLNSQLDTMAYDPNGQGGTQQINNLMNDLHHKTSVGVTGDIINHSNRGPGRPIALPLVSGNRQGLVAQNAFQKDGIVVSDVGSLRMQNPGVLYVERPSKDIASSWDKLSQVPLGFVDNTINQNINVELEKLPGGHGNKPIVISDPKTNFSFKKLDARNVDVLGIAVDAPTVANENSIMSQPKINVLNSPELFRKQNFVVSEPRNQPISDVALPKLNKRDAEEPNHNSNNIPVDIKIVGGKGSQDQIVNARILDRLLNGLNSGIGISDTVHAQNRQEVNKSAPPAIKTSFKSENNIKSIGTGSRPLELMSIKKQSNKSNNVNVWKQFAKSLIPTEISNSINSVLNPTKNNGKSKQSKQFNVWNLVKKEKQQIAPTASTYSRDSTFGTIINNGLWVYPKTIPEKRTIQGPILGGVTNSMLDLMSGLWNSQTTAYPLFQGNTIV; this is translated from the exons ATGGATTTAACactgaaatttataaattttacattaatCTTGAACTTTTTACATTTAATGTTTTCTATTAAACACGTTGAAAGTCGAGGAACAATGCTCGAACCTCCTCAGAGATCTAGTTTGTGGCGTGTTCGACCTTGGAAAAAGGATAAAACGATTCCTAAAAATTTAGAGGATTATGGTTTGAATTGTGGCGGATTCTGG CGACTGCATGGAATCAATAAAGGCCAGTGTGGCGTTTGCGGAGATCCGCATGATGCTGTTTCCCGCCAAAATGAGCCTGGTGGAAAATATGCAAATGGCCTAATAGTGCGCAGATACAGACAACACCGGAAGTTTATAAATGTGACACTCGATATTACTTCAAATATTGGTGGTCATTTTGAATTTCGATTATGTCCGCATAATAATGTGACTAAAGTCGTTACTCAAGAATGTTTAGATAGGAATAGATTAACAATAGAAGGTCACGGACTTGAGTTTATCCCAACAGATGAAAGAAAGTACAAGTTAGCGTTAGTAATGCCAGATAACATTACGTGCAAGCAGTGTGTGCTACAATGGAAATGGCGCGGAG CCTACAACTGGGGAAGATGCGATGATGGATATCAAGATGTCGGATGTGGAAATCAAGAAGAATATTACAACTGTGCTGATATAGCAATTCTGCCATCAAAGAGAGGAAAACCTCCGAAAATACCGAAAcctataaaaaatgtaaaaataatcgATGGACCGACTGAACACTGGAATAccattataaataaagatattgtaAGGAATGAAACAAAAACTATACAGCCTTCTAGAGATGTCAAAACaataacaatgagcaaagatGTCAATGACATTAAAACTATAGATAACATTCTCGACCAATCAAATATCGTTACTTCCAAAAATACAGATGCTGTAACATCAGGAATTCCTGTATACTTGTACAAACCGGAAGTTAACACCATTCTCCCACCAATAGATGTAACAATGATTTCCACTACGGTTCCCATAGATACAATTCTTACCGATTTAGGAAAAGCAGACCCTACCCTTCCGCCAATTGTCGTAGGCAACTTGAATGATTTTACTAAAGGTGTTATATCTGAGCCACTTTTACAGGATATTAAGAGCAATATATTTGACCTCACATCCCCAAATGGAATATCTGGTGTGAGACAAGACTTGGTTCAGTCCCCTGGTAATACCATCTTCAACAGAGCACAATGGATAGCAGGTACTTTATCGCCACCTCCTTCCGGCTTAGGAGCTTTGAATGCTTCCGGTGGTGGGAAAGCGACGCTTATAAACACTGCTAATACTAACCAATCAATGCTTACAGTGCATAATAAAACTGTGATAAATGCTACAGAAAGCCCCCTTGGAATTCCCGTGACTATGGAAGATACTACACTTGACCCTGTAAGTATCAACAGAAACATGAATATGCTGCGAGACATGTTTTATGGTGCTATGGCTGCTAGTGCAGATGTTGATTTAGATACTCTGTTGCCGCTACAATTTTTCCCTTTTGATGTATTTTCACGCAATACACAGTCCTTTGGAGATTTAACCGACCAGTTCCTACAAAGCGTGTATGCTCTTAATAGTCAGAAACAAGCTAATGCTTCTAATGAGATTAGAAATAACGAATTAAACATGAAGCAAACAAATGTTAACTCTGATACTTCTACAGTCAGAATTGAAAACGGTAATGTAAAGGCAAAACCATCATCTACAATGGTAAATATTTCTGAAACATTAACCGACAAGCCAAACAACAATAATGTCTCTGTACCACAATCAAAAGACATTACTTTGCCAAAAGAAACCACGACTGCTAGTACTCCAGTCTTGAACCAGCAGGTGATTGACCCTCCGACCACCAACTATAGGAGCATAAATGTTATGCCTTCAACAACAGCAAGTCCTATGATAAACCAACAGCTGACTGACCCTCCAACGACTGCTGGTCAGATGATAGATTTCATGCCACAAACGACCACTAATGCATGGCATGAAGCTCTGTTAAGAATGAACACTTTACTAAACAACCTTAACAGTCAATTAGACACAATGGCATACGATCCAAATGGACAAGGTGGAACTCAACAAATCAATAATTTGATGAACGATTTGCACCATAAAACATCTGTTGGGGTAACCGGAGATATAATCAACCATTCTAATAGAGGACCCGGACGTCCAATAGCATTACCACTTGTTAGCGGTAATAGGCAAGGTTTGGTGGCTCAAAATGCTTTTCAAAAAG ATGGCATTGTAGTGTCTGATGTAGGTAGTTTACGTATGCAAAACCCTGGAGTCCTATATGTTGAACGTCCTTCAAAAGATATTGCATCGTCTTGGGATAAATTGTCACAAGTGCCATTAGGATTTGTAGATAATACAATAAATCAGAACATAAATGTTGAACTAGAAAAATTGCCGGGAGGTCACGGAAATAAACCAATAGTTATTTCAGATCCGAAAACAAACTTTTCGTTTAAGAAATTAGATGCTAGAAATGTAGATGTTCTAGGAATAGCAGTTGATGCTCCAACGGTTGCCAATGAAAATTCTATTATGAGCCAACCTAAGATTAACGTATTGAATTCACCAGAATTATTTCGAAAACAGAATTTCGTTGTCAGTGAACCAAGGAATCAACCCATATCAGATGTTGCTTTGCCTAAATTAAACAAAAGAGACGCAGAAGAACCTAATCATAACTCAAATAATATCCCAGTAGATATTAAGATAGTCGGAGGCAAAGGTTCTCAAGATCAAATTGTAAATGCACGAATTCTTGACCGATTGTTAAATGGATTGAACAGTGGTATTGGTATTTCTGACACAGTGCATGCGCAGAATAGACAAGAAGTTAATAAGAGTGCACCGCCTGCCATCAAAACTTCATTCAAATCTGAGAACAATATTAAATCAATCGGAACTGGATCTAGACCTTTGGAATTGATGTCTATAAAGAAGCAATCGAACAAATCAAACAACGTAAATGTCTGGAAACAATTTGCCAAAAGTTTAATTCCAACTGAAATATCGAATTCCATAAATTCAGTTTTAAATCCAACAAAGAATAATGGCAAGTCAAAACAGTCAAAACAGTTCAATGTTTGGAATCTGGTCAAGAAAGAAAAGCAACAAATAGCACCTACTGCATCAACTTATTCTAGGGATTCAACTTTTGGTACCATTATTAATAATGGTTTATGGGTTTATCCTAAAACGATTCCGGAAAAAAGAACAATTCAAGGGCCAATTTTAGGAGGGGTGACGAACAGTATGTTGGACCTCATGTCAGGTTTATGGAACTCTCAAACCACCGCTTATCCTTTGTTTCAAGGAAATACAATTGTTTGA